The following are encoded in a window of Staphylospora marina genomic DNA:
- a CDS encoding glutamate-1-semialdehyde 2,1-aminomutase, which yields MVRQRSEELYREALDVIIGGVNSPSRSFRAVGGGAPVFMKSAKGAHFWDEDGNRYIDYLAAFGPVILGHAHPAVTEAIIEAARGGVVYGTPTEKEVRFAEMLREAIPSMERIRFVNSGTEAVMTAIRLARAYTGRDKILKFAGCYHGHSDLVLVAAGSGPSTLGIPDSAGIPASIAGEVITVPFNHPEALREAINVWGDQLAGVLVEPLVGNFGIVPPQPGFLQMVNELAHAAGALVIYDEVITGFRFRYGSVQQLYGVEADLTVLGKIIGGGLPIGAYGGKREIMEKVAPEGPMYQAGTMAGNPLSISAGMACIRVLAKPGVYERLDDMGKTLADEILRLAEKHGIPVTLNRVGGAFAVYFTDRPVIDYDGAQAADGEKFARFFRLMLERGVYLAPSKYEAWFLTTAHTEDDLEHTIRAVDESFAILAGEH from the coding sequence GTGGTCCGTCAACGTTCAGAAGAGCTGTACCGGGAAGCGCTGGATGTCATCATCGGCGGCGTTAACAGTCCTTCCCGTTCGTTTCGTGCCGTGGGCGGAGGCGCCCCGGTGTTCATGAAATCGGCCAAAGGAGCCCATTTCTGGGATGAAGACGGCAATCGCTACATCGACTACCTGGCCGCGTTCGGCCCGGTGATTCTCGGCCATGCCCATCCGGCCGTCACCGAAGCCATCATCGAGGCGGCCCGCGGCGGGGTGGTTTACGGCACACCGACCGAAAAAGAGGTCCGGTTTGCGGAAATGCTGAGGGAAGCCATCCCGTCCATGGAGCGCATCCGCTTCGTCAACAGCGGCACCGAGGCGGTGATGACCGCCATCCGGCTGGCGCGCGCGTACACGGGGCGGGACAAGATTCTCAAATTTGCCGGATGTTATCACGGTCACTCCGACCTGGTACTGGTCGCGGCCGGTTCGGGCCCTTCGACGTTGGGCATTCCCGACAGCGCCGGCATCCCCGCCAGCATCGCCGGCGAAGTGATCACCGTTCCGTTCAACCACCCGGAAGCTCTCCGGGAAGCGATCAACGTTTGGGGCGATCAGCTGGCCGGCGTCCTGGTGGAACCGCTGGTCGGCAACTTCGGAATCGTGCCGCCGCAGCCGGGATTCCTGCAAATGGTGAATGAACTGGCCCATGCGGCAGGTGCGCTTGTCATTTACGATGAAGTGATCACGGGATTCCGTTTCCGGTACGGTTCGGTGCAGCAATTGTACGGCGTGGAAGCGGATCTGACGGTGCTGGGCAAAATCATCGGCGGCGGTCTGCCGATCGGCGCCTACGGCGGAAAACGCGAAATCATGGAAAAAGTGGCGCCGGAAGGTCCGATGTACCAGGCCGGAACCATGGCCGGCAATCCCCTGTCCATCTCCGCCGGCATGGCCTGCATCCGCGTGCTGGCCAAGCCGGGCGTGTATGAACGGTTGGACGACATGGGCAAAACCCTTGCCGACGAAATCCTGCGCCTGGCGGAAAAACACGGCATCCCCGTCACGCTCAACCGGGTCGGCGGCGCGTTCGCCGTCTATTTCACCGACCGGCCGGTCATCGACTATGACGGAGCGCAAGCGGCGGACGGCGAGAAATTTGCCCGGTTCTTCCGGCTGATGCTGGAACGGGGCGTCTATCTCGCTCCTTCCAAATACGAAGCCTGGTTCCTGACCACCGCCCATACGGAAGACGACTTGGAGCACACGATCCGGGCGGTGGATGAATCATTCGCGATCCTGGCAGGGGAACACTGA
- a CDS encoding sporulation protein, which yields MMDFINKSLASFGIGSATVDTRLSQERFQPGEMVKGEVHIRGGGAEQRIDDIYLYLMATATRGNQKSPLVLKEYRLSKSFVIQPDETRVIPFEIRLPLETPMSTGSYPVYLKTGLDIKMARDPGDTDRIEIFPTPLVQKLLKQIEDSGFLLYQIHNEHDPDMKPIPLFQMFVFRPTGRYHGYVDEIRVSFQLTDHDIRMDVETVRADRLIHSSFEWEYHNPNGTLRINGVAVEEDPLMKIQEMLSRRGTIPPQ from the coding sequence ATGATGGACTTCATCAACAAATCACTCGCCAGCTTCGGCATCGGCTCGGCCACGGTGGACACCCGCCTGTCGCAAGAGCGGTTTCAACCGGGAGAGATGGTGAAAGGCGAGGTGCACATCCGCGGAGGTGGCGCCGAACAACGCATTGATGACATTTATTTGTATCTGATGGCCACCGCTACCCGGGGAAACCAGAAAAGTCCGCTGGTTCTCAAAGAGTATCGCCTCAGCAAGTCGTTTGTCATCCAGCCCGACGAAACCCGCGTGATTCCGTTTGAAATCCGTCTGCCTCTGGAAACGCCGATGTCCACCGGCAGCTATCCCGTGTATCTGAAAACCGGCCTGGACATCAAAATGGCCAGAGATCCGGGGGATACGGACCGGATCGAGATCTTTCCCACGCCTCTGGTGCAAAAGCTCCTGAAGCAGATTGAAGACTCCGGATTTCTTCTGTACCAGATCCACAATGAACATGATCCCGACATGAAGCCGATCCCCCTGTTCCAGATGTTCGTGTTCAGACCGACGGGACGATATCACGGATACGTGGATGAGATCCGGGTTTCCTTCCAACTGACGGATCACGATATCCGGATGGATGTGGAAACGGTCCGGGCCGATCGGCTGATCCACAGCTCGTTTGAATGGGAATACCACAACCCCAACGGAACGCTTCGCATCAACGGGGTGGCCGTCGAGGAAGACCCTCTGATGAAAATCCAGGAAATGTTGAGCAGACGGGGAACCATTCCCCCGCAATGA
- a CDS encoding ABC transporter ATP-binding protein gives MVAIRVERLEKTYRIKKRLPGFFGAVKSLFWSETEEKTAVRGVSFEVERGESLAFLGPNGAGKSTTIKMLTGILHPSAGHAEVLGMVPWKERKRMAFRIGAVFGQKSQLWYHLPPADTFELMASIYDIPKGDFLNRRKWLVDLFELEPYLHTPVRKLSLGERMRCEMASVLLHRPDILFLDEPTIGMDVVVKNKIRQMIRELNRKEGVTVFLTSHDAGDVEELCQRAIIINHGELVVDTSVSRLKRDVLKHKIVNLKLGTEPGDLDIPGTVELKRKGTGIKLKVDVQTTSVEQVIGQLLGSYPVVDITVEDPSMEEVITAIYESERRAGLERMAASDAIGH, from the coding sequence ATGGTCGCCATCCGGGTGGAAAGATTGGAAAAAACCTATCGCATCAAAAAGAGATTGCCGGGATTCTTCGGTGCCGTGAAGTCGCTGTTTTGGTCGGAAACGGAGGAAAAAACGGCGGTACGCGGCGTTTCGTTCGAGGTGGAACGCGGAGAATCGCTGGCGTTTCTGGGGCCGAACGGAGCCGGCAAATCGACGACGATCAAGATGCTCACCGGCATTTTGCACCCTTCGGCGGGTCATGCGGAAGTGCTGGGAATGGTTCCGTGGAAAGAACGGAAGCGGATGGCGTTCCGTATCGGGGCAGTGTTCGGTCAGAAATCACAGCTGTGGTACCATCTTCCTCCGGCTGACACGTTTGAGCTGATGGCCAGCATCTATGACATCCCGAAGGGCGACTTCTTGAATCGACGGAAATGGCTGGTCGATCTCTTCGAGCTGGAACCGTATCTTCACACGCCGGTGCGGAAGCTGTCACTCGGCGAACGAATGCGCTGCGAGATGGCGTCGGTTCTCCTCCACCGTCCCGACATTCTGTTTCTCGACGAACCGACCATCGGGATGGACGTGGTGGTCAAAAACAAAATCCGTCAGATGATCCGGGAATTGAACCGGAAAGAGGGCGTCACGGTCTTCCTCACGTCTCATGACGCGGGGGACGTGGAGGAGCTGTGCCAACGGGCCATCATCATCAACCACGGGGAACTGGTGGTGGACACGTCGGTCAGCCGGCTCAAGCGGGACGTCTTGAAGCACAAGATCGTCAATCTCAAACTGGGCACGGAACCGGGTGATTTGGACATCCCCGGAACGGTGGAACTGAAACGCAAAGGAACCGGGATCAAATTGAAAGTGGATGTGCAGACAACTTCGGTGGAACAGGTGATCGGACAATTGCTCGGCAGCTACCCGGTCGTGGACATCACCGTGGAAGATCCGTCGATGGAAGAAGTGATCACCGCCATCTACGAATCGGAAAGGAGGGCCGGCCTTGAACGCATGGCAGCGTCCGATGCGATCGGGCATTAA
- a CDS encoding ABC transporter permease, giving the protein MNAWQRPMRSGIKYAAVFRISLKNQLAYVPDFLIRTLFLLVILFVFTQLWSVTFRMSGGPLIEGYSLATMIWYLTVSESIIMSYPYLAQKVEQEVKSGQVAVQLLRPLDYTGNHFAGYVSEFFLRHIVCLFVGGSLTFLMFGPPPVTPKRAGLFLLFLLTALVIQFCLLMSLALLAFWLEETRGMEMIYSRLVMTIGGMMLPLEIFPDWLEPILRWLPFQAVMYLPARILLTETPADWPMLWLGQLGWAAAAFLLLRFVYRLGVKKLDVNGG; this is encoded by the coding sequence TTGAACGCATGGCAGCGTCCGATGCGATCGGGCATTAAATATGCCGCGGTGTTCCGCATCTCTCTGAAAAACCAGCTGGCGTACGTGCCCGACTTCCTGATCCGGACCCTGTTTCTGCTGGTCATTTTGTTCGTGTTCACCCAATTGTGGTCGGTCACCTTCCGGATGTCGGGCGGGCCGTTGATCGAAGGGTATTCGCTGGCCACCATGATCTGGTATCTGACGGTGAGCGAATCGATCATCATGTCGTACCCGTACCTGGCCCAAAAAGTGGAACAGGAAGTGAAAAGCGGACAGGTGGCCGTGCAACTTCTTCGTCCGTTGGATTACACGGGAAATCACTTCGCCGGATACGTGTCCGAATTTTTTCTGAGGCACATCGTCTGTCTGTTCGTCGGCGGCTCGCTCACGTTTTTGATGTTCGGTCCTCCCCCGGTGACCCCCAAGCGCGCGGGCCTGTTCCTTTTGTTTCTCCTGACGGCGTTGGTCATCCAATTCTGCTTGCTCATGAGTCTTGCCCTGCTCGCTTTCTGGCTGGAAGAAACGCGCGGGATGGAAATGATTTACAGCCGACTGGTCATGACCATCGGGGGGATGATGCTCCCGCTGGAGATTTTTCCGGATTGGCTGGAGCCGATCCTCCGGTGGTTGCCGTTCCAGGCGGTCATGTACCTGCCGGCGCGCATTCTGCTGACGGAGACCCCGGCGGATTGGCCGATGTTGTGGCTCGGTCAGTTGGGATGGGCAGCGGCGGCTTTCCTGCTGCTCCGGTTCGTCTACCGGTTGGGGGTGAAGAAACTTGATGTCAACGGCGGGTAA
- a CDS encoding globin codes for MESSLSPYEQIGGAPTVRKLVEAFYPRVQRHPLLKPIFPEDIRPVMEKQYKFLTQFLGGPPLYSREYGHPMLRARHLPFPITPSRANAWLACMHEALNDAGITGEIREHIWARLVMAAHHMVNTPEDEGNGEKEPEN; via the coding sequence ATGGAATCCTCCCTGTCTCCCTATGAACAAATCGGCGGGGCTCCGACCGTCCGCAAACTGGTGGAAGCCTTTTACCCGCGGGTGCAGCGTCATCCCTTGCTGAAACCGATCTTTCCGGAAGACATCCGTCCGGTCATGGAGAAACAATACAAGTTTCTCACCCAGTTTCTGGGCGGTCCGCCCCTGTACAGCCGGGAATACGGTCATCCCATGCTCAGGGCGCGCCACCTCCCGTTTCCCATCACCCCTTCCCGGGCCAACGCCTGGCTGGCCTGCATGCACGAAGCGCTGAACGATGCCGGGATCACCGGTGAGATCCGCGAGCACATCTGGGCCCGCTTGGTGATGGCCGCCCATCACATGGTGAACACGCCCGAGGATGAAGGAAACGGGGAAAAAGAGCCGGAAAACTGA